Proteins from a single region of Bombus pascuorum chromosome 5, iyBomPasc1.1, whole genome shotgun sequence:
- the LOC132906854 gene encoding farnesyl pyrophosphate synthase isoform X1, whose translation MFSIIPKHIVLSLFKRNISQNFVNVISIRNNPLWWIYKKSNIRYFYYNTNIYSLEYFRSNNVDARTYSVIPNTSFISTKDESRELMAIWPDIVRDLTNAGRHLDIPDVTKWLVKVLQYNVPCGGKNRALTVVEAYRSLSPPDQITAENLRLTRILGWCIELLQAFFLMTDDIQDHSEMRRNQPCWYLYNDIGLTAINDALMLEMCIYQLLKKHFKTKECYVDLIEQFLSVSLKTEVGQCLDLLSTNFGKKPNLHLFTMDRYNSIVKYKTGYYTFVLPATVAMIFAGIKDPEMYRQAKTILLEMGHLFQVKDDYLDCYGSIEDIGKSGTDIAEGKCTWLIVVALQRATPEQKKIFEECYGLLDVEKINRVKQLYQELGISNTYAVYEEETYNLLHTHIQQISRGLPHDFFLKLLNRTCRKIGRKD comes from the exons atgttttctattaTACCGAAACATATCGTTCTGTCATTGTTTAAGCgtaatatttcacaaaattttgttaacgtAATAAGTATAAGAAACAATCCTTTATGGTggatatataaaaaatcaaacatacgatacttttattataatacaaatatatactcTTTGGAATACTTTAG atCCAACAATGTCGATGCACGAACATATTCTGTGATTCCGAATACATCATTTATATCGACTAAGGATGAAAGTCGTGAATTAATGGCTATATGGCCCGATATCGTACGTGATCTCACAAATGCTGGTCGTCATCTCGACATACCTGATGTTACCAAGTGGCTAGTGAAg gTATTGCAATACAATGTTCCATGTGGAGGGAAGAATAGAGCGTTAACGGTTGTAGAAGCATATAGATCATTAAGTCCTCCTGATCAAATAACGGCAGAAAACCTTCGTTTAACTCGTATACTGGGCTGGTGTATAGAATtg TTGCAAGCGTTCTTCCTGATGACAGATGATATTCAAGATCACTCAGAAATGCGACGAAATCAACCGTGCTGGTATTTATACAATGACATTGGATTAACGGCTATTAACGACGCTTTAATGCTGGAAATGTGTATATATCAGCTCcttaagaaacattttaagACAAAAGAATGTTATGTGGATCTCatagaacaatttttatcc gtTTCTTTAAAAACGGAAGTGGGTCAATGTCTAGATTTACTATCAACAAATTTTGGAAAGAAACCGAATCTACATCTATTTACTATGGATAGATATAAttctattgtaaaatataaaacaggtTACTATACATTTGTGTTACCAGCCACTGTTGCTATGATTTTT gcTGGTATAAAAGATCCCGAAATGTATAGGCAAGCAAAAACAATTTTGTTAGAAATGGGACATCTTTTTCAAGTAAAAGATGATTATTTAGATTGTTATGGTAGTATAGAAGACATTGGAAAATCTGGTACAGATATAGCAGAGGGAAAATGTACATGGCTTATTGTTGTAGCTTTACAACGTGCTACACCAGagcaaaagaaaatttttgag GAGTGCTACGGACTGCTTGatgtagaaaaaataaatcgtgTAAAACAACTCTATCAGGAGCTTGGTATATCAAATACTTATGCTGTTTATGAAGAAGAAACATATAACTTActacatacacatatacaaCAAATATCTCGTGGACTTCCACATGATTTCTTCTTAAAGTTACTTAACAGAACATGTCGTAAAATAGGCCGAAAGGActaa
- the LOC132906854 gene encoding farnesyl pyrophosphate synthase isoform X3 yields MNSKSNNVDARTYSVIPNTSFISTKDESRELMAIWPDIVRDLTNAGRHLDIPDVTKWLVKVLQYNVPCGGKNRALTVVEAYRSLSPPDQITAENLRLTRILGWCIELLQAFFLMTDDIQDHSEMRRNQPCWYLYNDIGLTAINDALMLEMCIYQLLKKHFKTKECYVDLIEQFLSVSLKTEVGQCLDLLSTNFGKKPNLHLFTMDRYNSIVKYKTGYYTFVLPATVAMIFAGIKDPEMYRQAKTILLEMGHLFQVKDDYLDCYGSIEDIGKSGTDIAEGKCTWLIVVALQRATPEQKKIFEECYGLLDVEKINRVKQLYQELGISNTYAVYEEETYNLLHTHIQQISRGLPHDFFLKLLNRTCRKIGRKD; encoded by the exons ATGAATTCAAA atCCAACAATGTCGATGCACGAACATATTCTGTGATTCCGAATACATCATTTATATCGACTAAGGATGAAAGTCGTGAATTAATGGCTATATGGCCCGATATCGTACGTGATCTCACAAATGCTGGTCGTCATCTCGACATACCTGATGTTACCAAGTGGCTAGTGAAg gTATTGCAATACAATGTTCCATGTGGAGGGAAGAATAGAGCGTTAACGGTTGTAGAAGCATATAGATCATTAAGTCCTCCTGATCAAATAACGGCAGAAAACCTTCGTTTAACTCGTATACTGGGCTGGTGTATAGAATtg TTGCAAGCGTTCTTCCTGATGACAGATGATATTCAAGATCACTCAGAAATGCGACGAAATCAACCGTGCTGGTATTTATACAATGACATTGGATTAACGGCTATTAACGACGCTTTAATGCTGGAAATGTGTATATATCAGCTCcttaagaaacattttaagACAAAAGAATGTTATGTGGATCTCatagaacaatttttatcc gtTTCTTTAAAAACGGAAGTGGGTCAATGTCTAGATTTACTATCAACAAATTTTGGAAAGAAACCGAATCTACATCTATTTACTATGGATAGATATAAttctattgtaaaatataaaacaggtTACTATACATTTGTGTTACCAGCCACTGTTGCTATGATTTTT gcTGGTATAAAAGATCCCGAAATGTATAGGCAAGCAAAAACAATTTTGTTAGAAATGGGACATCTTTTTCAAGTAAAAGATGATTATTTAGATTGTTATGGTAGTATAGAAGACATTGGAAAATCTGGTACAGATATAGCAGAGGGAAAATGTACATGGCTTATTGTTGTAGCTTTACAACGTGCTACACCAGagcaaaagaaaatttttgag GAGTGCTACGGACTGCTTGatgtagaaaaaataaatcgtgTAAAACAACTCTATCAGGAGCTTGGTATATCAAATACTTATGCTGTTTATGAAGAAGAAACATATAACTTActacatacacatatacaaCAAATATCTCGTGGACTTCCACATGATTTCTTCTTAAAGTTACTTAACAGAACATGTCGTAAAATAGGCCGAAAGGActaa
- the LOC132906854 gene encoding farnesyl pyrophosphate synthase isoform X2, translated as MNSKYLSSNNVDARTYSVIPNTSFISTKDESRELMAIWPDIVRDLTNAGRHLDIPDVTKWLVKVLQYNVPCGGKNRALTVVEAYRSLSPPDQITAENLRLTRILGWCIELLQAFFLMTDDIQDHSEMRRNQPCWYLYNDIGLTAINDALMLEMCIYQLLKKHFKTKECYVDLIEQFLSVSLKTEVGQCLDLLSTNFGKKPNLHLFTMDRYNSIVKYKTGYYTFVLPATVAMIFAGIKDPEMYRQAKTILLEMGHLFQVKDDYLDCYGSIEDIGKSGTDIAEGKCTWLIVVALQRATPEQKKIFEECYGLLDVEKINRVKQLYQELGISNTYAVYEEETYNLLHTHIQQISRGLPHDFFLKLLNRTCRKIGRKD; from the exons ATGAATTCAAAGTATCTATC atCCAACAATGTCGATGCACGAACATATTCTGTGATTCCGAATACATCATTTATATCGACTAAGGATGAAAGTCGTGAATTAATGGCTATATGGCCCGATATCGTACGTGATCTCACAAATGCTGGTCGTCATCTCGACATACCTGATGTTACCAAGTGGCTAGTGAAg gTATTGCAATACAATGTTCCATGTGGAGGGAAGAATAGAGCGTTAACGGTTGTAGAAGCATATAGATCATTAAGTCCTCCTGATCAAATAACGGCAGAAAACCTTCGTTTAACTCGTATACTGGGCTGGTGTATAGAATtg TTGCAAGCGTTCTTCCTGATGACAGATGATATTCAAGATCACTCAGAAATGCGACGAAATCAACCGTGCTGGTATTTATACAATGACATTGGATTAACGGCTATTAACGACGCTTTAATGCTGGAAATGTGTATATATCAGCTCcttaagaaacattttaagACAAAAGAATGTTATGTGGATCTCatagaacaatttttatcc gtTTCTTTAAAAACGGAAGTGGGTCAATGTCTAGATTTACTATCAACAAATTTTGGAAAGAAACCGAATCTACATCTATTTACTATGGATAGATATAAttctattgtaaaatataaaacaggtTACTATACATTTGTGTTACCAGCCACTGTTGCTATGATTTTT gcTGGTATAAAAGATCCCGAAATGTATAGGCAAGCAAAAACAATTTTGTTAGAAATGGGACATCTTTTTCAAGTAAAAGATGATTATTTAGATTGTTATGGTAGTATAGAAGACATTGGAAAATCTGGTACAGATATAGCAGAGGGAAAATGTACATGGCTTATTGTTGTAGCTTTACAACGTGCTACACCAGagcaaaagaaaatttttgag GAGTGCTACGGACTGCTTGatgtagaaaaaataaatcgtgTAAAACAACTCTATCAGGAGCTTGGTATATCAAATACTTATGCTGTTTATGAAGAAGAAACATATAACTTActacatacacatatacaaCAAATATCTCGTGGACTTCCACATGATTTCTTCTTAAAGTTACTTAACAGAACATGTCGTAAAATAGGCCGAAAGGActaa
- the LOC132906854 gene encoding farnesyl pyrophosphate synthase isoform X4: MAIWPDIVRDLTNAGRHLDIPDVTKWLVKVLQYNVPCGGKNRALTVVEAYRSLSPPDQITAENLRLTRILGWCIELLQAFFLMTDDIQDHSEMRRNQPCWYLYNDIGLTAINDALMLEMCIYQLLKKHFKTKECYVDLIEQFLSVSLKTEVGQCLDLLSTNFGKKPNLHLFTMDRYNSIVKYKTGYYTFVLPATVAMIFAGIKDPEMYRQAKTILLEMGHLFQVKDDYLDCYGSIEDIGKSGTDIAEGKCTWLIVVALQRATPEQKKIFEECYGLLDVEKINRVKQLYQELGISNTYAVYEEETYNLLHTHIQQISRGLPHDFFLKLLNRTCRKIGRKD, encoded by the exons ATGGCTATATGGCCCGATATCGTACGTGATCTCACAAATGCTGGTCGTCATCTCGACATACCTGATGTTACCAAGTGGCTAGTGAAg gTATTGCAATACAATGTTCCATGTGGAGGGAAGAATAGAGCGTTAACGGTTGTAGAAGCATATAGATCATTAAGTCCTCCTGATCAAATAACGGCAGAAAACCTTCGTTTAACTCGTATACTGGGCTGGTGTATAGAATtg TTGCAAGCGTTCTTCCTGATGACAGATGATATTCAAGATCACTCAGAAATGCGACGAAATCAACCGTGCTGGTATTTATACAATGACATTGGATTAACGGCTATTAACGACGCTTTAATGCTGGAAATGTGTATATATCAGCTCcttaagaaacattttaagACAAAAGAATGTTATGTGGATCTCatagaacaatttttatcc gtTTCTTTAAAAACGGAAGTGGGTCAATGTCTAGATTTACTATCAACAAATTTTGGAAAGAAACCGAATCTACATCTATTTACTATGGATAGATATAAttctattgtaaaatataaaacaggtTACTATACATTTGTGTTACCAGCCACTGTTGCTATGATTTTT gcTGGTATAAAAGATCCCGAAATGTATAGGCAAGCAAAAACAATTTTGTTAGAAATGGGACATCTTTTTCAAGTAAAAGATGATTATTTAGATTGTTATGGTAGTATAGAAGACATTGGAAAATCTGGTACAGATATAGCAGAGGGAAAATGTACATGGCTTATTGTTGTAGCTTTACAACGTGCTACACCAGagcaaaagaaaatttttgag GAGTGCTACGGACTGCTTGatgtagaaaaaataaatcgtgTAAAACAACTCTATCAGGAGCTTGGTATATCAAATACTTATGCTGTTTATGAAGAAGAAACATATAACTTActacatacacatatacaaCAAATATCTCGTGGACTTCCACATGATTTCTTCTTAAAGTTACTTAACAGAACATGTCGTAAAATAGGCCGAAAGGActaa
- the LOC132906856 gene encoding probable RNA-binding protein CG14230, whose translation MVILKRGVNEEIKMDKISASEKKRVESLKHKKQIFRAKELAVQNALKNLDNNSNKNKIIFDDNDYINKIEQPKIEEKGKKRRLDLFDDDDYDRNDDESILDNNKFEINKHFTGEFHRSNIILGNDERFKLDKRFIENDKESNKDITKDTKGDDETDLHKEKELQLDILENILGVPISSKNKDTNKDVKFPKKGMIRYDPTENGHKEYEINIDKSETETKKVKKKKNKNNTDNLIENAPVEVSKDIYFSVSDSLSKSLKEGGSFSLLKTFGKETTDEKNDSSNILNTEPLKPPKIQLGFDSKNPFKYDSSDEEHDSKEEYTNKKEHTNDVIVDTNKFFFDSNDVRFSEAENFFSKEHVSEDTFKELRQEVKQIVRSKIRKNMKKKQPWGYKKKVKKSS comes from the exons ATGGTTATTTTAAAACGCGGAGTtaatgaagaaataaagatgGATAAAATTAGTGCATCAGAAAAGAAACGAGTAGAATCATTAAAACATAAGAAGCAAATTTTCAGAgctaaagaattggcagtgcAAAATGCACTGAAGAATTTG gataataattcaaataaaaataaaataatatttgatgatAATgattatatcaataaaatagAGCAACctaaaatcgaagaaaaaggaaagaaaagaagactTGATTTGTTCGATGATGATGACTATGATAGAAATGATGATGAGTCGATTttggataataataaatttgaaattaacaaaCATTTCACAGGGGAg TTTCATAgaagtaatattattttggGGAATGATGAACGGTTTAAACTTGACAAGCGTTTCATAGAGAATGATAAAGAATCGAATAAAGACATTACTAAAGACACAAAAGGTGATGATGAAACTGATTTACataaagaaaaggaattacaattagatattttagaaaatattctagGAGTACCAATTAGTTCAAAgaataaagatacaaataagGATGTAAAATTTCCAAA gAAAGGGATGATTAGATATGATCCTACAGAAAATGGTCAtaaagaatatgaaattaatatagacAAATCTGAAACAGAAaccaaaaaagttaaaaagaagaaaaataagaataatacaGATAACTTGATTGAAAATGCACCTGTGGAAGTgtcaaaagatatatatttttctgtgtCAGACTCACTGTCAAAAAGCTTGAAAGAAGGAGGGTCATTCAGTCTATTAAAAACATTTGGGAAAGAAACAACTGATGaaaaaa ACGATAgcagtaatattttaaatacggAACCATTAAAGCCTCCAAAGATTCAATTAGGTTTTGACTCAAAGAATCCATTTAAATACGATTCTTCTGATGAAGAACATGATAGTAAGGaagaatatacaaataaaaaagaacatacAAATGATGTGATAGTAGACACAAATAAGTTTTTCTTTGATAGTAATGATGTTCGTTTTAGTG aggcagaaaattttttttcgaaagaaCACGTGTCAGAAGATACGTTTAAAGAGCTTAGACAAGAAGTAAAACAAATTGTGCGttcgaaaattcgaaaaaatatgaaaaagaagcAACCTTGGGgatacaaaaaaaaagttaaaaaatcatcttaa